A single Puntigrus tetrazona isolate hp1 unplaced genomic scaffold, ASM1883169v1 S000001170, whole genome shotgun sequence DNA region contains:
- the bmp5 gene encoding bone morphogenetic protein 5, with the protein MRAPTFGLLWSCLGFLHGVQCGLGDNHVHSSFIYRRLRNHERREIQREILSILGLPHRPRPFSPGKQASSAPLFMLDLYNAMTTEEEDAILGKTLSGKARKSASVVPHGYSSAPQQPYRAAPSTSQSPPLATAQDTNFLNDADMVMSFVNLVERDKDFSHHRRHYREFRFDLTQIPEGEAVTAAEFRIYKDQSHIRYENITLKVTIFQVIKEYPNRDAETFLLDSKKIRATDGGWLVFDITATSNHWVLNPQQNMGLQLCVETTDGRSINMKSAGIIGRNGPQSKQPFLVAFFKASEVLLRSVRATGSKRKSHNRNKSRTQQKSSPALKSGDQNTSEQRQACKKHELYVSFRDLGWQDWIIAPEGYAAFYCDGECSFPLNAHMNATNHAIVQTLVHLMFPDNVPKPCCAPTKLNAISVLYFDDSSNVILKKYRNMVVRSCGCH; encoded by the exons ATGAGAGCGCCAACTTTTGGACTTCTGTGGAGCTGTCTCGGCTTTCTTCACGGCGTTCAGTGCGGTTTAGGAGACAACCACGTGCATTCGAGCTTTATTTACAGGCGGCTGCGTAACCACGAGCGGCGAGAGATCCAGAGAGAAATCCTCTCCATCCTGGGCTTGCCTCACCGTCCCAGGCCCTTTTCCCCGGGCAAACAAGCGTCGTCGGCGCCGCTCTTCATGCTGGACCTGTACAACGCGATGACGACCGAGGAGGAGGACGCGATACTCGGGAAGACGCTCTCTGGGAAAGCGCGTAAAAGCGCCTCTGTGGTTCCACACGGATACTCGAGCGCGCCGCAGCAGCCGTACCGCGCTGCGCCCTCGACCAGTCAGAGCCCACCTCTGGCCACCGCGCAAGACACCAACTTTCTTAACGACGCGGATATGGTGATGAGCTTTGTCAATCTTG TCGAGCGGGACAAGGATTTCTCTCATCACAGACGACACTACAGGGAGTTTCGTTTCGACCTGACTCAGATTCCGGAAGGCGAGGCAGTGACCGCCGCCGAGTTCAGGATTTATAAGGATCAAAGTCACATCAGATATGAGAACATCACACTCAAGGTCACCATATTCCAAGTCATCAAAGAATATCCAAACAG GGATGCTGAAACCTTTCTCCTGGACTCCAAAAAGATCCGCGCTACCGATGGGGGGTGGCTGGTGTTTGACATCACGGCCACTAGTAATCACTGGGTTCTGAACCCACAGCAGAACATGGGCCTGCAGCTCTGCGTGGAGACCACCGACG GTAGAAGCATCAACATGAAATCTGCTGGCATCATTGGAAGGAATGGACCTCAGTCTAAACAGCCATTCCTGGTTGCTTTTTTCAAAGCCAGTGAGGTTCTGCTCCGTTCTGTAAGAGCCACAGGAAGCAAGAGAAAAAGccacaacagaaacaaaagcaGAACACAACAGAAATCTTCGCCGGCTCTCAAAAGTGGag ATCAGAACACCAGTGAACAGAGACAAGCCTGCAAGAAGCATGAACTTTACGTGAGCTTCCGCGACTTAGGATGGCAG GATTGGATTATTGCTCCAGAGGGCTACGCAGCCTTTTATTGTGATGGAGAATGTTCGTTTCCACTCAATGCTCATATGAATGCGACAAATCATGCGATTGTGCAGACCTTG GTCCATCTAATGTTTCCTGATAATGTGCCAAAGCCTTGCTGTGCACCGACCAAACTGAATGCCATATCGGTGCTGTATTTTGATGACAGCTCAAACGTAATTCTGAAGAAGTACAGGAATATGGTTGTGAGGTCCTGCGGATGCCATTGA